A region from the Gallus gallus isolate bGalGal1 chromosome 25, bGalGal1.mat.broiler.GRCg7b, whole genome shotgun sequence genome encodes:
- the FCRL4 gene encoding Fc receptor-like 2 isoform X4, with amino-acid sequence MSCRCQGLDVDGAQNSGEGRQQKRYVGRFHCDPIPLDGGREKKDNKCQQQPMRDGVSLEHRGISVGLQEAVALRDICYKGEKKASSGMVIRAAQRFPVSLYEILVNQTHFLPLFSEEHLHTGTSPLCGGNLELDRWFGMAVSRALLLLAQALSLAVAEMALLTMDPPWSVIFQGESVTLRCQGPPVHKQQPTAWYHNGKLLEHTETNTYRIQNARYKQNGRYECQSPGSTSSNSVTLSVSYELFTSPVLSVASSAEPLEGSPLNLSCITQLSPYRPHTVLWYLFYGNSTVLQGPVTSSEYQVPAVGLMDTGFYSCAVRTESSNVQKWSPRVPITIKRVPISGVSLEVWPQEGQVMEGHRLVLHCSVATGTGSISFSWHREGSAEVLGRDSRYEIPSTQQSDNGQYYCMASNGDSPARSLKVQVTVVGVSSPFCSRVRALLLLAALGTLLLEVMVVHVLTAGSRAPKGTKQQTLMEPFAPGGDV; translated from the exons ATGTCCTGCCGCTGTCAGGGGTTGGATGTAGATGGAGCCCAAAACAGTGGGGAAGGAAGGCAGCAAAAGCGTTATGTAGGGAGATTCCATTGTGATCCCATTCCTCTggatggagggagagaaaagaaagacaacaaatgCCAACAGCAACCCATGAGGGATGGAGTCTCCCTAGAACACAGGGGCATCTCAGTGGGGTTGCAGGAGGCTGTGGCTTTGAGGGACATCTGctataaaggggaaaaaaaggcgTCCTCAGGCATGGTCATTAGGGCAGCACAGAGATTTCCGGTTAGTCTTTATGAAATATTAGTGAACCAAAcccatttccttcctttgttctcAGAAGAGCATCTCCACACGGGGACATCACCTCTGTGTGGGGGCAATCTAGAGCTAGACAGGTGGTTCGGGATGGCggtgagcagagccctgctcctcctgg CTCAAGCCCTCAGCCTTGCTG TTGCAGAGATGGCCCTGCTGACCATGGACCCCCCCTGGAGTGTGATATTCCAGGGGGAAAGCGTCACCCTGCGGTGCCAGGGACCCCCTGTGCACaagcagcagcccacagcctgGTACCACAATGGCAAACTCCTGGAGCACACAGAAACCAACACGTACAGGATCCAGAATGCCAGGTATAAACAGAATGGCAGATATGAGTGCCAGAGCCCCGGCTCCACGTCCAGCAACTCCGTCACCCTGAGCGTCTCCTATG AGCTCTTCACCTCCCCAGTGCTGAGCGTAGCAAGCTCAGCAGAGCCCCTCGAAGGAAGTCCCCTCAACCTGAGCTGCATCACACAGCTCAGCCCCTACAGACCCCACACTGTCCTCTGGTACCTCTTCTATGGAAACAGCACAGTCCTTCAAGGTCCCGTGACCTCCTCTGAGTACCAGGtgccagcagtggggctgatgGACACAGGCTTCTACTCCTGTGCGGTGCGGACGGAGAGCTCCAATGTCCAGAAATGGAGTCCTCGGGTGCCCATCACCATCAAAC GAGTCCCCATCTCGGGGGTGTCCCTGGAGGTTTGGCCCCAGGAGGGACAGGTGATGGAAGGACATCGCCTGGTGCTGCACTGCTCCGTGGCCACGGGCACCGGCTCCATCTCCTTCTCCTGGCACCGAGAGGGCTCTGCAGAAGTCCTGGGGAGGGACAGCCGCTACGAGATCCCATCGACCCAACAGAGTGACAACGGGCAGTATTACTGCATGGCTTCTAATGGGGACAGCCCAGCCCGGAGCCTGAAGGTGCAGGTCACTGTAGTGG GTGTCTCTTCACCCTTCTGCAGCCGTgtcagagcactgctgctgctggcagcgcTGGGGACCCTATTGCTGGAGGTGATGGTTGTCCACGTCctcactgcagggagcagagcgcCAAAAGGAACAAAGCAGCAAACACTCATGGAGCCATTTGCACCAGGAGGGGATGTTTGA
- the FCRL4 gene encoding Fc receptor-like 2 isoform X5, translated as MACLSNVWTKKKQHHLCIPMEVHLQEHLHTGTSPLCGGNLELDRWFGMAVSRALLLLAQALSLAVAEMALLTMDPPWSVIFQGESVTLRCQGPPVHKQQPTAWYHNGKLLEHTETNTYRIQNARYKQNGRYECQSPGSTSSNSVTLSVSYDLLILQVPSHAVFEGELLQMQCRGWKVGSLAAVRFYRDGADITKPYTSAMQLSIPQAKAHHSGRYHCSADMHSYLSLKRRESQGLYISIKELFTSPVLSVASSAEPLEGSPLNLSCITQLSPYRPHTVLWYLFYGNSTVLQGPVTSSEYQVPAVGLMDTGFYSCAVRTESSNVQKWSPRVPITIKRVPISGVSLEVWPQEGQVMEGHRLVLHCSVATGTGSISFSWHREGSAEVLGRDSRYEIPSTQQSDNGQYYCMASNGDSPARSLKVQVTVVGVSSPFCSRVRALLLLAALGTLLLEVMVVHVLTAGSRAPKGTKQQTLMEPFAPGGDV; from the exons atggcttgtctttcaaaCGTAtggacaaagaaaaaacaaca CCACCTCTGTATCCCCATGGAGGTTCATCTTC AAGAGCATCTCCACACGGGGACATCACCTCTGTGTGGGGGCAATCTAGAGCTAGACAGGTGGTTCGGGATGGCggtgagcagagccctgctcctcctgg CTCAAGCCCTCAGCCTTGCTG TTGCAGAGATGGCCCTGCTGACCATGGACCCCCCCTGGAGTGTGATATTCCAGGGGGAAAGCGTCACCCTGCGGTGCCAGGGACCCCCTGTGCACaagcagcagcccacagcctgGTACCACAATGGCAAACTCCTGGAGCACACAGAAACCAACACGTACAGGATCCAGAATGCCAGGTATAAACAGAATGGCAGATATGAGTGCCAGAGCCCCGGCTCCACGTCCAGCAACTCCGTCACCCTGAGCGTCTCCTATG ACCTGCTGATCCTCCAGGTCCCATCGCATGCAGTGTTTGaaggggagctgctgcagatgcAGTGCCGGGGATGGAAGGTGGGCAGTTTGGCTGCGGTGCGGTTCTACAGGGATGGAGCCGACATCACCAAACCCTACACCTCAGCCAtgcagctctccatcccccaagCCAAGGCCCACCACAGCGGCAGATatcactgcagtgcagacaTGCACTCCTACTTGTCATTAAAGAGGAGGGAATCTCAGGGTTTATATATTTCCATCAAAG AGCTCTTCACCTCCCCAGTGCTGAGCGTAGCAAGCTCAGCAGAGCCCCTCGAAGGAAGTCCCCTCAACCTGAGCTGCATCACACAGCTCAGCCCCTACAGACCCCACACTGTCCTCTGGTACCTCTTCTATGGAAACAGCACAGTCCTTCAAGGTCCCGTGACCTCCTCTGAGTACCAGGtgccagcagtggggctgatgGACACAGGCTTCTACTCCTGTGCGGTGCGGACGGAGAGCTCCAATGTCCAGAAATGGAGTCCTCGGGTGCCCATCACCATCAAAC GAGTCCCCATCTCGGGGGTGTCCCTGGAGGTTTGGCCCCAGGAGGGACAGGTGATGGAAGGACATCGCCTGGTGCTGCACTGCTCCGTGGCCACGGGCACCGGCTCCATCTCCTTCTCCTGGCACCGAGAGGGCTCTGCAGAAGTCCTGGGGAGGGACAGCCGCTACGAGATCCCATCGACCCAACAGAGTGACAACGGGCAGTATTACTGCATGGCTTCTAATGGGGACAGCCCAGCCCGGAGCCTGAAGGTGCAGGTCACTGTAGTGG GTGTCTCTTCACCCTTCTGCAGCCGTgtcagagcactgctgctgctggcagcgcTGGGGACCCTATTGCTGGAGGTGATGGTTGTCCACGTCctcactgcagggagcagagcgcCAAAAGGAACAAAGCAGCAAACACTCATGGAGCCATTTGCACCAGGAGGGGATGTTTGA
- the FCRL4 gene encoding Fc receptor-like 2 isoform X3, with protein sequence MSCRCQGLDVDGAQNSGEGRQQKRYVGRFHCDPIPLDGGREKKDNKCQQQPMRDGVSLEHRGISVGLQEAVALRDICYKGEKKASSGMVIRAAQRFPVSLYEILVNQTHFLPLFSEEHLHTGTSPLCGGNLELDRWFGMAVSRALLLLAQALSLAVAEMALLTMDPPWSVIFQGESVTLRCQGPPVHKQQPTAWYHNGKLLEHTETNTYRIQNARYKQNGRYECQSPGSTSSNSVTLSVSYDLLILQVPSHAVFEGELLQMQCRGWKVGSLAAVRFYRDGADITKPYTSAMQLSIPQAKAHHSGRYHCSADMHSYLSLKRRESQGLYISIKELFTSPVLSVASSAEPLEGSPLNLSCITQLSPYRPHTVLWYLFYGNSTVLQGPVTSSEYQVPAVGLMDTGFYSCAVRTESSNVQKWSPRVPITIKRVPISGVSLEVWPQEGQVMEGHRLVLHCSVATGTGSISFSWHREGSAEVLGRDSRYEIPSTQQSDNGQYYCMASNGDSPARSLKVQVTVVAVSEHCCCWQRWGPYCWR encoded by the exons ATGTCCTGCCGCTGTCAGGGGTTGGATGTAGATGGAGCCCAAAACAGTGGGGAAGGAAGGCAGCAAAAGCGTTATGTAGGGAGATTCCATTGTGATCCCATTCCTCTggatggagggagagaaaagaaagacaacaaatgCCAACAGCAACCCATGAGGGATGGAGTCTCCCTAGAACACAGGGGCATCTCAGTGGGGTTGCAGGAGGCTGTGGCTTTGAGGGACATCTGctataaaggggaaaaaaaggcgTCCTCAGGCATGGTCATTAGGGCAGCACAGAGATTTCCGGTTAGTCTTTATGAAATATTAGTGAACCAAAcccatttccttcctttgttctcAGAAGAGCATCTCCACACGGGGACATCACCTCTGTGTGGGGGCAATCTAGAGCTAGACAGGTGGTTCGGGATGGCggtgagcagagccctgctcctcctgg CTCAAGCCCTCAGCCTTGCTG TTGCAGAGATGGCCCTGCTGACCATGGACCCCCCCTGGAGTGTGATATTCCAGGGGGAAAGCGTCACCCTGCGGTGCCAGGGACCCCCTGTGCACaagcagcagcccacagcctgGTACCACAATGGCAAACTCCTGGAGCACACAGAAACCAACACGTACAGGATCCAGAATGCCAGGTATAAACAGAATGGCAGATATGAGTGCCAGAGCCCCGGCTCCACGTCCAGCAACTCCGTCACCCTGAGCGTCTCCTATG ACCTGCTGATCCTCCAGGTCCCATCGCATGCAGTGTTTGaaggggagctgctgcagatgcAGTGCCGGGGATGGAAGGTGGGCAGTTTGGCTGCGGTGCGGTTCTACAGGGATGGAGCCGACATCACCAAACCCTACACCTCAGCCAtgcagctctccatcccccaagCCAAGGCCCACCACAGCGGCAGATatcactgcagtgcagacaTGCACTCCTACTTGTCATTAAAGAGGAGGGAATCTCAGGGTTTATATATTTCCATCAAAG AGCTCTTCACCTCCCCAGTGCTGAGCGTAGCAAGCTCAGCAGAGCCCCTCGAAGGAAGTCCCCTCAACCTGAGCTGCATCACACAGCTCAGCCCCTACAGACCCCACACTGTCCTCTGGTACCTCTTCTATGGAAACAGCACAGTCCTTCAAGGTCCCGTGACCTCCTCTGAGTACCAGGtgccagcagtggggctgatgGACACAGGCTTCTACTCCTGTGCGGTGCGGACGGAGAGCTCCAATGTCCAGAAATGGAGTCCTCGGGTGCCCATCACCATCAAAC GAGTCCCCATCTCGGGGGTGTCCCTGGAGGTTTGGCCCCAGGAGGGACAGGTGATGGAAGGACATCGCCTGGTGCTGCACTGCTCCGTGGCCACGGGCACCGGCTCCATCTCCTTCTCCTGGCACCGAGAGGGCTCTGCAGAAGTCCTGGGGAGGGACAGCCGCTACGAGATCCCATCGACCCAACAGAGTGACAACGGGCAGTATTACTGCATGGCTTCTAATGGGGACAGCCCAGCCCGGAGCCTGAAGGTGCAGGTCACTGTAGTGG CCGTgtcagagcactgctgctgctggcagcgcTGGGGACCCTATTGCTGGAGGTGA
- the FCRL4 gene encoding Fc receptor-like 2 isoform X6 translates to MSCRCQGLDVDGAQNSGEGRQQKRYVGRFHCDPIPLDGGREKKDNKCQQQPMRDGVSLEHRGISVGLQEAVALRDICYKGEKKASSGMVIRAAQRFPVSLYEILVNQTHFLPLFSEEHLHTGTSPLCGGNLELDRWFGMAVSRALLLLAQALSLAVAEMALLTMDPPWSVIFQGESVTLRCQGPPVHKQQPTAWYHNGKLLEHTETNTYRIQNARYKQNGRYECQSPGSTSSNSVTLSVSYDLLILQVPSHAVFEGELLQMQCRGWKVGSLAAVRFYRDGADITKPYTSAMQLSIPQAKAHHSGRYHCSADMHSYLSLKRRESQGLYISIKELFTSPVLSVASSAEPLEGSPLNLSCITQLSPYRPHTVLWYLFYGNSTVLQGPVTSSEYQVPAVGLMDTGFYSCAVRTESSNVQKWSPRVPITIKRLAPGGTGDGRTSPGAALLRGHGHRLHLLLLAPRGLCRSPGEGQPLRDPIDPTE, encoded by the exons ATGTCCTGCCGCTGTCAGGGGTTGGATGTAGATGGAGCCCAAAACAGTGGGGAAGGAAGGCAGCAAAAGCGTTATGTAGGGAGATTCCATTGTGATCCCATTCCTCTggatggagggagagaaaagaaagacaacaaatgCCAACAGCAACCCATGAGGGATGGAGTCTCCCTAGAACACAGGGGCATCTCAGTGGGGTTGCAGGAGGCTGTGGCTTTGAGGGACATCTGctataaaggggaaaaaaaggcgTCCTCAGGCATGGTCATTAGGGCAGCACAGAGATTTCCGGTTAGTCTTTATGAAATATTAGTGAACCAAAcccatttccttcctttgttctcAGAAGAGCATCTCCACACGGGGACATCACCTCTGTGTGGGGGCAATCTAGAGCTAGACAGGTGGTTCGGGATGGCggtgagcagagccctgctcctcctgg CTCAAGCCCTCAGCCTTGCTG TTGCAGAGATGGCCCTGCTGACCATGGACCCCCCCTGGAGTGTGATATTCCAGGGGGAAAGCGTCACCCTGCGGTGCCAGGGACCCCCTGTGCACaagcagcagcccacagcctgGTACCACAATGGCAAACTCCTGGAGCACACAGAAACCAACACGTACAGGATCCAGAATGCCAGGTATAAACAGAATGGCAGATATGAGTGCCAGAGCCCCGGCTCCACGTCCAGCAACTCCGTCACCCTGAGCGTCTCCTATG ACCTGCTGATCCTCCAGGTCCCATCGCATGCAGTGTTTGaaggggagctgctgcagatgcAGTGCCGGGGATGGAAGGTGGGCAGTTTGGCTGCGGTGCGGTTCTACAGGGATGGAGCCGACATCACCAAACCCTACACCTCAGCCAtgcagctctccatcccccaagCCAAGGCCCACCACAGCGGCAGATatcactgcagtgcagacaTGCACTCCTACTTGTCATTAAAGAGGAGGGAATCTCAGGGTTTATATATTTCCATCAAAG AGCTCTTCACCTCCCCAGTGCTGAGCGTAGCAAGCTCAGCAGAGCCCCTCGAAGGAAGTCCCCTCAACCTGAGCTGCATCACACAGCTCAGCCCCTACAGACCCCACACTGTCCTCTGGTACCTCTTCTATGGAAACAGCACAGTCCTTCAAGGTCCCGTGACCTCCTCTGAGTACCAGGtgccagcagtggggctgatgGACACAGGCTTCTACTCCTGTGCGGTGCGGACGGAGAGCTCCAATGTCCAGAAATGGAGTCCTCGGGTGCCCATCACCATCAAAC GTTTGGCCCCAGGAGGGACAGGTGATGGAAGGACATCGCCTGGTGCTGCACTGCTCCGTGGCCACGGGCACCGGCTCCATCTCCTTCTCCTGGCACCGAGAGGGCTCTGCAGAAGTCCTGGGGAGGGACAGCCGCTACGAGATCCCATCGACCCAACAGAGTGA